The following coding sequences are from one Pseudomonas mendocina window:
- a CDS encoding AzlD domain-containing protein: MDIWLLILGMLAITFVTRYSLFAFPDLRFPPLIRQGLHYVPTAVLTAIVVPGMLLPDGQNWALRWDNAYLLAGLAAIAIAALSRHLLATIGGGFLVFFLLRWAFGQLPI, translated from the coding sequence ATGGATATCTGGTTGCTGATCCTGGGCATGCTGGCGATCACCTTCGTTACCCGCTACAGCCTGTTCGCCTTCCCTGATCTACGTTTTCCACCGTTGATCCGGCAGGGACTGCATTACGTGCCGACCGCCGTGCTGACGGCCATCGTGGTGCCCGGAATGCTGCTGCCTGATGGGCAGAACTGGGCCTTGCGCTGGGATAACGCCTATTTGCTGGCAGGCCTGGCGGCCATTGCCATCGCCGCTCTCAGTCGCCATCTGCTGGCGACCATCGGCGGCGGTTTTCTGGTGTTCTTTCTGCTGCGCTGGGCGTTTGGGCAGTTGCCCATCTGA
- a CDS encoding AzlC family ABC transporter permease codes for MSRYQEFTQGARDMLPMLLGAMPFGIIFGSLAGAAGLDPWQTQGMSVLVFAGSAQFIAISLLAGGAGIAVVLLTTFVVNLRHALYSASLQPYVRHLPKRWRMPLAFWLTDEAYAVVVQRYARGDTEPYRHWYFLGAALAMYCNWQLCTLVGVLFGQAVPNIGEWGLDFAMLATFIGIVVPMLRNQPQVAAALVAAAVALACHPLPYKLGLMAAAASGIVVGVWLERRKPVLLEELV; via the coding sequence ATGTCTCGTTATCAAGAATTCACTCAGGGCGCCCGCGATATGCTGCCGATGCTGCTCGGCGCCATGCCTTTCGGCATCATTTTTGGCAGTCTGGCTGGCGCCGCCGGGCTCGATCCCTGGCAGACGCAGGGCATGTCAGTACTGGTGTTCGCCGGCTCGGCGCAGTTCATCGCCATCAGTCTGCTGGCTGGCGGCGCGGGTATCGCTGTGGTGCTGCTGACCACCTTCGTGGTCAACCTGCGCCATGCCCTGTATAGCGCCAGCTTGCAGCCATACGTACGTCACCTGCCCAAGCGCTGGCGCATGCCGTTGGCCTTCTGGCTCACCGACGAGGCCTACGCGGTGGTGGTGCAACGCTATGCGCGCGGCGATACCGAGCCCTATCGGCATTGGTACTTCCTCGGCGCGGCCCTGGCGATGTACTGCAACTGGCAGTTATGCACGCTGGTCGGCGTACTGTTCGGCCAGGCCGTGCCGAACATCGGTGAGTGGGGGTTGGATTTCGCCATGCTGGCGACCTTCATCGGCATCGTCGTGCCCATGCTGCGCAACCAGCCACAGGTCGCTGCGGCGCTGGTTGCAGCAGCTGTGGCGTTGGCTTGTCATCCGTTGCCATACAAGCTCGGGCTGATGGCTGCCGCGGCCAGTGGCATCGTGGTCGGCGTATGGCTGGAGCGGCGCAAGCCGGTCTTGCTGGAGGAACTGGTCTGA
- a CDS encoding PAS domain-containing protein has product MNGWRRLRDALSGGSRSVDFDALPIALIHLDGAGLIRQANRGWELLSGYRLRDCQQAEHSQFLHIEDRPLWQLGLHSLRDGEAPWVGSLRYMNRTGELRWVEIRLARHGDGFVASLADISAQMPEHQQLQARHRSLSNLLDGLPLMVYRCRNNRNWSMEYVSAGCLELTGYAAQRLVDSQSLTFNGLIHPADRERVWRGVQEALRESRPFAFDYRLLCADGSEKQVSERGRGIYSDLGDLLGLEGIVMERGAAPALLRDVAAGF; this is encoded by the coding sequence ATGAATGGGTGGCGACGTCTGCGCGATGCGTTGAGTGGCGGAAGCCGGTCGGTGGATTTCGATGCGCTGCCGATTGCGCTGATCCATCTGGATGGCGCTGGGCTGATACGTCAGGCCAATCGCGGCTGGGAGCTGCTCAGTGGCTACCGGCTGCGCGATTGCCAGCAGGCCGAGCACAGCCAGTTTCTGCATATCGAGGATCGCCCCTTGTGGCAGCTCGGTTTGCACAGCCTGCGGGATGGAGAGGCACCCTGGGTGGGCAGCCTGCGCTACATGAATCGCACGGGAGAATTGCGTTGGGTCGAGATTCGCCTGGCGCGGCACGGAGATGGCTTCGTCGCCAGCCTGGCCGATATCAGCGCGCAGATGCCCGAGCATCAGCAGTTGCAGGCGCGCCATCGCAGCCTGAGCAACCTGCTCGATGGCCTGCCGCTGATGGTCTATCGCTGCCGCAACAACCGTAACTGGAGCATGGAGTACGTCAGTGCGGGGTGCCTGGAACTGACCGGCTACGCTGCGCAGCGTCTGGTCGACAGTCAGAGTCTGACCTTCAATGGGCTGATCCACCCTGCTGATCGTGAGCGGGTCTGGCGCGGCGTGCAGGAGGCGTTGCGCGAGTCACGGCCGTTCGCTTTCGACTATCGACTGTTGTGCGCCGACGGTAGCGAAAAGCAGGTCAGCGAGCGTGGCCGGGGCATCTATTCGGATCTGGGCGACCTGCTGGGGCTCGAAGGCATCGTGATGGAGCGTGGTGCCGCACCGGCGCTGTTGCGGGACGTCGCCGCGGGTTTCTAA
- a CDS encoding response regulator: MNTPFDLLLIDDHPMLRRGLAELFESSGEFRVIGSVSSGSEGISLARELNPAMVVLDLHMPGLDGLATLEWFKRDLPEVNVVVLTASAARDDVLAALRAGADGYLLKDSEPEALLAAVSACAHGQGRLDPALSVLLASSLRERETAMEAERVELTERERQTLALIAEGFSNKLIARQLGISDGTVKVYVKHLLSKLNLRSRLELAAWAHRSGQPEGNGGCR, encoded by the coding sequence ATGAATACGCCGTTCGACCTGCTGCTGATCGATGATCACCCGATGCTCCGCCGCGGCCTGGCGGAGCTGTTCGAATCCAGTGGCGAATTCCGGGTGATCGGTAGCGTTTCCAGCGGCAGCGAAGGCATCAGTCTGGCGCGTGAGCTGAACCCTGCGATGGTGGTGCTCGACCTGCATATGCCCGGGCTTGATGGCCTGGCCACGCTGGAATGGTTCAAGCGTGATCTGCCCGAGGTGAACGTCGTGGTGCTGACGGCCTCGGCAGCGCGTGACGATGTGCTCGCCGCCCTGCGTGCCGGCGCCGATGGCTACCTGCTCAAGGACAGCGAGCCGGAAGCTCTGCTGGCCGCAGTGAGTGCCTGCGCGCATGGCCAGGGCCGGCTCGATCCGGCGCTGTCGGTGTTGCTCGCCAGCAGCCTGCGCGAGCGCGAGACGGCCATGGAGGCCGAACGCGTGGAGTTGACCGAGCGTGAGCGGCAGACCCTGGCACTGATCGCCGAGGGCTTCAGCAACAAGCTGATCGCCCGCCAGTTGGGCATCAGCGATGGCACGGTAAAAGTCTATGTGAAGCATCTGCTGAGCAAGCTCAACCTGCGTTCGCGCCTGGAGCTGGCGGCCTGGGCGCATCGCAGCGGCCAGCCCGAGGGCAATGGAGGGTGTCGATGA